GTCGAACACGTCGAGGAAGCGGCTTTCGAAGACGAAATCCCTGAAGGCGTCGAGGTCGTAACTCGCCATGAAGAACATCTTCAGGCTCTTCTCGTCGGGTTCGAGTTCCGGGCTGTAGAGCTTTTTGTTGAGAATCACCTCCATCCAGACGCGGTTCATGTCGTCATATTCGTCGATACCCTGGTTTTTGCGCCACTCGCCGACCGTCCATTCACGCTCCTCGCCGAATCCCTTGCAGTGCTCCTCTTTGATGAGGAAATAAAAATCGTCGCCCGCCTGTTCGTTCTTGTAGATCCCGAAGCCAAGCGGATAGTAGCGGCACGCCGCAGGACGGTCGCCGTACACCGTGCAACCCTCGGCAGCGACGAAGCGGCACTTGCCCTCCTCTCCGAGTTTGAGCTTCAGGAAAGGCAGCTTTGACTCCTTCTGGATTACCGGCTCGGTGTACTCCGAGATGAACTCGGCGGACGAGAGGCCGAGAAGTTTTTTCATCCGCAGAATATCGTAGGGGGTGAGCACGATATCGAGATTGCTGCAACAGGTGTTGA
This genomic window from Chlorobaculum limnaeum contains:
- a CDS encoding YkgJ family cysteine cluster protein gives rise to the protein MENILDKLGIELNEQTRLTSESTFSFNCHSGLSCFNTCCSNLDIVLTPYDILRMKKLLGLSSAEFISEYTEPVIQKESKLPFLKLKLGEEGKCRFVAAEGCTVYGDRPAACRYYPLGFGIYKNEQAGDDFYFLIKEEHCKGFGEEREWTVGEWRKNQGIDEYDDMNRVWMEVILNKKLYSPELEPDEKSLKMFFMASYDLDAFRDFVFESRFLDVFDIEEERLEMIRNDEAELMLFAHQWLLFALFKKPTMNLKQA